One window from the genome of Anguilla rostrata isolate EN2019 chromosome 5, ASM1855537v3, whole genome shotgun sequence encodes:
- the LOC135255514 gene encoding CD209 antigen-like protein C isoform X4, protein MVRDINGPSNQIYRLSAMILGILCAVLMAVIIGLCISYKGLSEKHIFLSQNSSVANSNLKQLLGNYDLLTTVLMKVQTSYQETVNARDSMQRERDRDRQEKELLQEHKKDLMNEQTKLQTRVTALEKNCERCPAGWELLHSSCYFFPPTDAGQKLTWQQSREECKKSGADLAEIDSQEKQEFISGILIGKRRRPGHTYTSGYWIGLRDVETEGVWKWLNGTALTQGYWFDGEPNDSGSEDCAATYPYDISLKTWNDAPCDFVLKWICEIKLQEP, encoded by the exons ATGGTTAGAGACATAAATGGGCCCAGCAATCAAATTTACAGGCTGAGTGCAATGATCCTTGGgatactgtgtgctgtgttgatGGCTGTCATCATAGGTCTGTGCATCAGCT ATAAAGGGCTCagtgaaaagcacatttttctgTCACAGAATTCATCAGTGGCAAACAGCAACCTGAAGCAACTGTTAGGCAACTATGACCTGCTGACTACAGTTCTGATGAAGGTGCAGACAAGCTATCAGGAAACTGTCAATGCCAGAGACAGcatgcagagagaaagagacagggacaggCAGGAGAAGGAACTTCTGCAAGAACACAAGAAGGACCTGATGAACGAGCAAACTAAACTTCAGACACGTGTCACTGCACTAG AAAAGAACTGTGAACGTTGTCCAGCAGGATGGGAGCTGCTGCACTCCTCCTGTTATTTCTTCCCTCCAACTGATGCTGGTCAAAAGCTAACATGGCAACAGAGTCGTGAGGAGTGCAAGAAATCTGGAGCTGACCTGGCAGAGATAGACAGCCAAGAAAAGCAG GAGTTTATCAGCGGAATCTTAATCGGAAAGAGGAGACGCcctggacacacatacacatcaggATACTGGATAGGACTGAGAGATGTTGAAACGGAAGGAGTGTGGAAGTGGTTGAATGGAACAGCGCTGACCCAAGG GTACTGGTTTGATGGAGAGCCTAACGATTCGGGTTCCGAAGACTGCGCTGCTACCTACCCTTATGACATCTCCTTAAAGACATGGAATGACGCCCCATGCGACTTCGTATTGAAATGGATATGCGAGATAAAGTTACAGGAGCCCTAG
- the LOC135255514 gene encoding C-type lectin domain family 4 member A-like isoform X1, whose translation MHNKLTNEDDNELHPPHGCPKIRDKVSMVRDINGPSNQIYRLSAMILGILCAVLMAVIIGLCISYKGLSEKHIFLSQNSSVANSNLKQLLGNYDLLTTVLMKVQTSYQETVNARDSMQRERDRDRQEKELLQEHKKDLMNEQTKLQTRVTALEKNCERCPAGWELLHSSCYFFPPTDAGQKLTWQQSREECKKSGADLAEIDSQEKQEFISGILIGKRRRPGHTYTSGYWIGLRDVETEGVWKWLNGTALTQGYWFDGEPNDSGSEDCAATYPYDISLKTWNDAPCDFVLKWICEIKLQEP comes from the exons ATGCATAATAAACTGACCAATGAAGATGATAATGAACTCCATCCTCCCCATGGCTGCCCCAAAATAAGGGACAAAG TTTCCATGGTTAGAGACATAAATGGGCCCAGCAATCAAATTTACAGGCTGAGTGCAATGATCCTTGGgatactgtgtgctgtgttgatGGCTGTCATCATAGGTCTGTGCATCAGCT ATAAAGGGCTCagtgaaaagcacatttttctgTCACAGAATTCATCAGTGGCAAACAGCAACCTGAAGCAACTGTTAGGCAACTATGACCTGCTGACTACAGTTCTGATGAAGGTGCAGACAAGCTATCAGGAAACTGTCAATGCCAGAGACAGcatgcagagagaaagagacagggacaggCAGGAGAAGGAACTTCTGCAAGAACACAAGAAGGACCTGATGAACGAGCAAACTAAACTTCAGACACGTGTCACTGCACTAG AAAAGAACTGTGAACGTTGTCCAGCAGGATGGGAGCTGCTGCACTCCTCCTGTTATTTCTTCCCTCCAACTGATGCTGGTCAAAAGCTAACATGGCAACAGAGTCGTGAGGAGTGCAAGAAATCTGGAGCTGACCTGGCAGAGATAGACAGCCAAGAAAAGCAG GAGTTTATCAGCGGAATCTTAATCGGAAAGAGGAGACGCcctggacacacatacacatcaggATACTGGATAGGACTGAGAGATGTTGAAACGGAAGGAGTGTGGAAGTGGTTGAATGGAACAGCGCTGACCCAAGG GTACTGGTTTGATGGAGAGCCTAACGATTCGGGTTCCGAAGACTGCGCTGCTACCTACCCTTATGACATCTCCTTAAAGACATGGAATGACGCCCCATGCGACTTCGTATTGAAATGGATATGCGAGATAAAGTTACAGGAGCCCTAG
- the LOC135255514 gene encoding CD209 antigen-like protein E isoform X2, whose product MLLLTGSYMFCISMVRDINGPSNQIYRLSAMILGILCAVLMAVIIGLCISYKGLSEKHIFLSQNSSVANSNLKQLLGNYDLLTTVLMKVQTSYQETVNARDSMQRERDRDRQEKELLQEHKKDLMNEQTKLQTRVTALEKNCERCPAGWELLHSSCYFFPPTDAGQKLTWQQSREECKKSGADLAEIDSQEKQEFISGILIGKRRRPGHTYTSGYWIGLRDVETEGVWKWLNGTALTQGYWFDGEPNDSGSEDCAATYPYDISLKTWNDAPCDFVLKWICEIKLQEP is encoded by the exons ATGTTATTGCTGACAGGGAGCTACATGTTTTGCA TTTCCATGGTTAGAGACATAAATGGGCCCAGCAATCAAATTTACAGGCTGAGTGCAATGATCCTTGGgatactgtgtgctgtgttgatGGCTGTCATCATAGGTCTGTGCATCAGCT ATAAAGGGCTCagtgaaaagcacatttttctgTCACAGAATTCATCAGTGGCAAACAGCAACCTGAAGCAACTGTTAGGCAACTATGACCTGCTGACTACAGTTCTGATGAAGGTGCAGACAAGCTATCAGGAAACTGTCAATGCCAGAGACAGcatgcagagagaaagagacagggacaggCAGGAGAAGGAACTTCTGCAAGAACACAAGAAGGACCTGATGAACGAGCAAACTAAACTTCAGACACGTGTCACTGCACTAG AAAAGAACTGTGAACGTTGTCCAGCAGGATGGGAGCTGCTGCACTCCTCCTGTTATTTCTTCCCTCCAACTGATGCTGGTCAAAAGCTAACATGGCAACAGAGTCGTGAGGAGTGCAAGAAATCTGGAGCTGACCTGGCAGAGATAGACAGCCAAGAAAAGCAG GAGTTTATCAGCGGAATCTTAATCGGAAAGAGGAGACGCcctggacacacatacacatcaggATACTGGATAGGACTGAGAGATGTTGAAACGGAAGGAGTGTGGAAGTGGTTGAATGGAACAGCGCTGACCCAAGG GTACTGGTTTGATGGAGAGCCTAACGATTCGGGTTCCGAAGACTGCGCTGCTACCTACCCTTATGACATCTCCTTAAAGACATGGAATGACGCCCCATGCGACTTCGTATTGAAATGGATATGCGAGATAAAGTTACAGGAGCCCTAG
- the LOC135255514 gene encoding CD209 antigen-like protein C isoform X5, with the protein MHNKLTNEDDNELHPPHGCPKIRDKDKGLSEKHIFLSQNSSVANSNLKQLLGNYDLLTTVLMKVQTSYQETVNARDSMQRERDRDRQEKELLQEHKKDLMNEQTKLQTRVTALEKNCERCPAGWELLHSSCYFFPPTDAGQKLTWQQSREECKKSGADLAEIDSQEKQEFISGILIGKRRRPGHTYTSGYWIGLRDVETEGVWKWLNGTALTQGYWFDGEPNDSGSEDCAATYPYDISLKTWNDAPCDFVLKWICEIKLQEP; encoded by the exons ATGCATAATAAACTGACCAATGAAGATGATAATGAACTCCATCCTCCCCATGGCTGCCCCAAAATAAGGGACAAAG ATAAAGGGCTCagtgaaaagcacatttttctgTCACAGAATTCATCAGTGGCAAACAGCAACCTGAAGCAACTGTTAGGCAACTATGACCTGCTGACTACAGTTCTGATGAAGGTGCAGACAAGCTATCAGGAAACTGTCAATGCCAGAGACAGcatgcagagagaaagagacagggacaggCAGGAGAAGGAACTTCTGCAAGAACACAAGAAGGACCTGATGAACGAGCAAACTAAACTTCAGACACGTGTCACTGCACTAG AAAAGAACTGTGAACGTTGTCCAGCAGGATGGGAGCTGCTGCACTCCTCCTGTTATTTCTTCCCTCCAACTGATGCTGGTCAAAAGCTAACATGGCAACAGAGTCGTGAGGAGTGCAAGAAATCTGGAGCTGACCTGGCAGAGATAGACAGCCAAGAAAAGCAG GAGTTTATCAGCGGAATCTTAATCGGAAAGAGGAGACGCcctggacacacatacacatcaggATACTGGATAGGACTGAGAGATGTTGAAACGGAAGGAGTGTGGAAGTGGTTGAATGGAACAGCGCTGACCCAAGG GTACTGGTTTGATGGAGAGCCTAACGATTCGGGTTCCGAAGACTGCGCTGCTACCTACCCTTATGACATCTCCTTAAAGACATGGAATGACGCCCCATGCGACTTCGTATTGAAATGGATATGCGAGATAAAGTTACAGGAGCCCTAG
- the LOC135255514 gene encoding CD209 antigen-like protein C isoform X3 produces MLKYIVSMVRDINGPSNQIYRLSAMILGILCAVLMAVIIGLCISYKGLSEKHIFLSQNSSVANSNLKQLLGNYDLLTTVLMKVQTSYQETVNARDSMQRERDRDRQEKELLQEHKKDLMNEQTKLQTRVTALEKNCERCPAGWELLHSSCYFFPPTDAGQKLTWQQSREECKKSGADLAEIDSQEKQEFISGILIGKRRRPGHTYTSGYWIGLRDVETEGVWKWLNGTALTQGYWFDGEPNDSGSEDCAATYPYDISLKTWNDAPCDFVLKWICEIKLQEP; encoded by the exons ATGCTAAAATACATTG TTTCCATGGTTAGAGACATAAATGGGCCCAGCAATCAAATTTACAGGCTGAGTGCAATGATCCTTGGgatactgtgtgctgtgttgatGGCTGTCATCATAGGTCTGTGCATCAGCT ATAAAGGGCTCagtgaaaagcacatttttctgTCACAGAATTCATCAGTGGCAAACAGCAACCTGAAGCAACTGTTAGGCAACTATGACCTGCTGACTACAGTTCTGATGAAGGTGCAGACAAGCTATCAGGAAACTGTCAATGCCAGAGACAGcatgcagagagaaagagacagggacaggCAGGAGAAGGAACTTCTGCAAGAACACAAGAAGGACCTGATGAACGAGCAAACTAAACTTCAGACACGTGTCACTGCACTAG AAAAGAACTGTGAACGTTGTCCAGCAGGATGGGAGCTGCTGCACTCCTCCTGTTATTTCTTCCCTCCAACTGATGCTGGTCAAAAGCTAACATGGCAACAGAGTCGTGAGGAGTGCAAGAAATCTGGAGCTGACCTGGCAGAGATAGACAGCCAAGAAAAGCAG GAGTTTATCAGCGGAATCTTAATCGGAAAGAGGAGACGCcctggacacacatacacatcaggATACTGGATAGGACTGAGAGATGTTGAAACGGAAGGAGTGTGGAAGTGGTTGAATGGAACAGCGCTGACCCAAGG GTACTGGTTTGATGGAGAGCCTAACGATTCGGGTTCCGAAGACTGCGCTGCTACCTACCCTTATGACATCTCCTTAAAGACATGGAATGACGCCCCATGCGACTTCGTATTGAAATGGATATGCGAGATAAAGTTACAGGAGCCCTAG